A section of the Hemitrygon akajei chromosome 8, sHemAka1.3, whole genome shotgun sequence genome encodes:
- the LOC140731417 gene encoding myosin regulatory light chain 2B, cardiac muscle isoform-like, which yields MAPKKAKKKAEKGSSNVFSMFDQTQIQEFKEAFTIMDQNRDGFINKEDLRGTFAALGRINVNSEELDEMLNQAPGPINFTVFLTMFGEKLKGADPEETILSAFKIFDPEAKGHIKADYFKHMLKTQADRFNEEECEQMFVAFPPDVSGNLDYKNLCYVITHGEEKD from the exons ATG GCTCCAAAAAAGGCAAAGAAGAAGGCAGAGAAGGGGAGCTCCAATGTCTTCTCCATGTTTGATCAGACTCAGATCCAGGAATTCAAGGAG GCGTTCACTATAATGGACCAGAACAGAGATGGATTCATCAACAAGGAAGATCTGAGAGGAACCTTTGCAGCGCTGG GTCGGATAAATGTGAACAGCGAGGAGCTGGATGAGATGTTGAACCAAGCTCCTGGACCAATAAACTTCACTGTCTTTCTCACAATGTTTGGGGAGAAGCTAAAAG GTGCTGACCCAGAAGAAACCATTCTCAGTGCTTTTAAGATTtttgacccagaagccaagggaCATATCAAAGCTGACTA CTTCAAACATATGCTGAAGACCCAAGCAGACCGATTTAATGAAGAGGAG tGTGAGCAGATGTTTGTTGCATTCCCTCCTGATGTTTCAGGCAACCTTGACTACAAGAACCTCTGCTACGTCATCACTCATGGTGAAGAGAAGGATTAG